Proteins co-encoded in one Planctomycetia bacterium genomic window:
- a CDS encoding CBS domain-containing protein: MNSAASTLITYNPVTVSAGDSLAQVLRLMEECETHHIPVVDDDFHLLGIISDLDVARCLEASGGDDRNAKPEIRSSYEDSLLQREPFDESLPTAGDMMTRTVTALESDLAPLVALQSLLAKRFHSIPITCDGRLAGIVTSSDFLREFAVLAPTTARTPIAQAMSPWRPTIGIEAGCLAARQMMAAHHVDFLGVAEGVRPRGVLSQRRLRRANRLEVIADGSFAGDDLLLMNDVASIGDLMSAEPESIPALRSLGEAAAVLYERKLDGLAVVDAAGQVKGMITETDLLRALSRSLARHA, from the coding sequence GTGAATTCGGCCGCCAGCACGTTGATTACCTACAATCCGGTCACGGTTTCCGCCGGCGACTCCCTCGCGCAAGTGCTGCGGCTGATGGAGGAATGCGAAACCCATCACATTCCGGTCGTCGACGACGACTTTCACTTGCTCGGCATCATTTCCGATCTCGACGTCGCCCGCTGCCTCGAAGCAAGCGGCGGCGACGACCGCAATGCGAAGCCCGAGATTCGTTCGTCGTACGAAGACTCGCTGCTACAGCGCGAGCCGTTCGATGAATCGCTGCCGACCGCCGGCGACATGATGACGCGTACCGTTACGGCGCTCGAGTCCGACCTGGCGCCGCTCGTCGCCTTGCAGTCGCTCTTGGCGAAGCGCTTTCATTCGATCCCGATCACCTGCGACGGCCGGCTCGCGGGCATCGTGACCTCTTCGGATTTCCTCCGTGAGTTCGCCGTGCTCGCTCCGACGACCGCGCGCACGCCGATCGCCCAGGCGATGTCTCCGTGGCGGCCGACGATCGGCATCGAGGCCGGCTGCTTGGCCGCGCGGCAGATGATGGCTGCCCACCATGTCGACTTCCTCGGAGTCGCCGAAGGGGTTCGTCCGCGCGGCGTCCTCTCGCAACGCCGGCTGCGCCGCGCCAATCGCTTGGAAGTCATCGCCGACGGCTCGTTCGCCGGCGACGATTTGCTGCTGATGAACGACGTCGCTTCGATCGGCGACTTGATGAGCGCCGAGCCGGAATCGATTCCCGCGCTTCGTTCGCTCGGCGAGGCGGCCGCCGTGCTCTACGAACGGAAACTCGACGGGCTCGCCGTGGTCGACGCCGCCGGGCAAGTAAAAGGAATGATCACCGAGACCGATCTGCTGCGAGCGCTGAGCCGCTCGCTCGCCCGCCACGCTTAG
- a CDS encoding DUF1559 domain-containing protein, translating to MAAAGLSEFVVVLLLLFGGHGAIPVGVPLPPDAGLQSAVPPKALVYVSHSGSTAPDAKSTNQIEQLLAEPEIQGFLGEVKRLIDEGLKRVPANNEKEKILTAALPVIGKTLLVRPSMFYLSEVKVPPEQPTGNAAFVVAAGDQVEPLTAALEELERLLLMNVPPNQTIERTEVGGAKLHKMPMPPGAPPVVWGVKDQYVFIAVGEQEAETIVARLTAKAAPPEWLAQLQAELDLKRTSGLFYFNAQAVIAQAEPLLKQFARAPPPLDDVSKLLDISGLRHLKHIALAAGLNDTVAVSKVLIAHDGTTAGLLDIGQAKPLTAADFKTIPRNADIAFVGRFAPQGMYARLLELVEKVEPGVRKKTEAQLAEADEQLGFSIQNDLLAGLGDTWTFYNSSEEGGLLLTGLCASVGVRDQAKLEKVIEQALRIIAAQVRTRDDQPAFGVRKTEVDGKTISFIQVTAEVSPVAPAWCFTDDRLIFALSPQMVRASISRPESEGSLGDIAEVAEHLKTGDVTSLSYSDTTLLLRFGYSYAQYIATLGASALEKEIGIRTDISKFPSLGSIRRHMRPAVSVTRQTKTGILLESYATGPSIDAVTVPFVVGAGAGLLVPAVQKARETAASASSLNNLRQITLAMILYATEKGTLPPRVIKSPAGKPLLSWRVAILPYLDENALYEQFHLDEPWDSEHNKTLLKLMPKAYAHPGAGGRPGASNTQYQIPTGKGTVYDASQPPKLEDGKAFGEGTSNTILIVETSAEKQVPWSKPDDITLTSESPADDLNRNRNGTINVGFADGSVRGHTIYDLEALRSALFPRAEQP from the coding sequence ATGGCAGCCGCCGGACTTTCCGAATTCGTCGTCGTTCTCTTACTTCTCTTCGGCGGCCACGGCGCGATCCCGGTCGGCGTTCCGCTCCCGCCCGACGCCGGCTTGCAATCGGCCGTTCCGCCGAAAGCTCTCGTCTATGTCTCACACTCCGGCAGCACCGCGCCGGACGCGAAGAGCACGAACCAGATCGAGCAATTGCTTGCCGAACCGGAGATTCAAGGTTTCCTCGGAGAAGTGAAACGGCTCATCGACGAAGGACTGAAACGCGTTCCGGCGAACAACGAGAAGGAAAAGATCCTCACGGCCGCGCTGCCCGTCATCGGCAAGACGCTGCTCGTCCGGCCGAGCATGTTCTATCTGTCCGAAGTGAAAGTGCCCCCGGAGCAGCCGACCGGTAACGCGGCCTTTGTCGTCGCGGCGGGAGATCAGGTCGAACCGCTCACGGCCGCGCTCGAAGAACTCGAACGCTTGCTCTTGATGAACGTGCCGCCGAATCAAACGATCGAGCGCACCGAAGTCGGCGGCGCCAAGCTGCACAAAATGCCGATGCCCCCCGGCGCGCCGCCGGTCGTCTGGGGTGTGAAAGATCAGTATGTGTTCATCGCCGTCGGCGAGCAGGAAGCCGAGACCATCGTCGCACGGCTGACCGCGAAAGCCGCCCCGCCCGAATGGCTCGCGCAACTGCAAGCCGAACTCGATCTGAAACGGACGAGCGGCCTCTTCTACTTCAATGCTCAAGCCGTGATTGCGCAGGCCGAACCACTCTTGAAGCAATTCGCTCGCGCACCGCCGCCGCTCGACGACGTCTCGAAGCTGCTCGACATCTCCGGCCTGCGCCACTTGAAGCACATCGCGCTGGCCGCAGGGCTCAACGACACCGTCGCGGTCTCGAAGGTGCTCATCGCCCACGACGGCACCACGGCCGGGCTCTTAGACATCGGCCAAGCGAAGCCCCTGACCGCAGCCGATTTCAAAACGATTCCGCGCAATGCCGATATCGCGTTCGTCGGCCGCTTCGCCCCGCAAGGGATGTATGCTCGCCTGCTCGAGCTCGTCGAAAAGGTCGAGCCGGGCGTTCGCAAGAAGACCGAAGCGCAACTCGCGGAAGCCGACGAGCAACTCGGGTTCAGCATCCAAAACGATCTGCTGGCCGGGCTCGGCGATACCTGGACCTTTTACAACTCGTCGGAAGAGGGAGGCTTGCTTCTCACCGGCCTGTGCGCCTCGGTCGGCGTGCGCGATCAAGCGAAACTCGAAAAGGTGATTGAACAAGCGCTCCGCATTATCGCGGCCCAAGTAAGAACGCGCGACGATCAGCCGGCGTTCGGCGTTCGCAAGACCGAAGTCGACGGCAAGACGATCTCCTTCATTCAAGTCACGGCCGAAGTCTCGCCGGTCGCTCCGGCTTGGTGCTTCACGGACGATCGCCTCATCTTCGCGCTCTCGCCGCAGATGGTTCGCGCCAGTATTTCGCGGCCAGAGTCGGAGGGCTCGCTCGGCGATATCGCGGAGGTGGCCGAGCACCTCAAGACGGGCGACGTCACGAGCCTCAGCTATTCCGACACGACGCTGTTGCTGCGCTTCGGCTATTCGTATGCCCAATATATCGCCACGCTCGGCGCGAGCGCTTTGGAGAAAGAGATCGGCATTCGGACCGACATCTCGAAGTTTCCTTCGCTCGGATCGATTCGTCGCCACATGCGGCCGGCGGTCTCCGTCACGCGGCAAACCAAAACCGGCATCCTCCTCGAGTCGTACGCGACGGGCCCTTCGATCGACGCCGTTACGGTGCCGTTCGTCGTCGGCGCGGGAGCGGGCCTCTTGGTTCCTGCGGTTCAGAAAGCTCGCGAGACCGCGGCTTCGGCTTCGTCGTTGAACAATCTTCGGCAGATCACGCTCGCGATGATCTTGTATGCCACCGAGAAGGGAACGCTTCCTCCGCGCGTGATCAAAAGCCCCGCAGGAAAGCCCCTCTTGAGTTGGCGCGTCGCCATTCTGCCGTATCTGGATGAGAACGCACTCTACGAGCAATTCCACTTGGACGAACCGTGGGACAGCGAGCACAACAAGACGCTGCTCAAGCTTATGCCGAAAGCCTACGCGCATCCCGGCGCCGGCGGCCGGCCCGGAGCGAGCAACACGCAGTACCAAATTCCGACGGGCAAGGGAACGGTGTACGACGCGTCTCAACCACCGAAGCTCGAAGACGGCAAAGCCTTCGGGGAAGGGACCTCGAACACGATCTTGATCGTCGAAACAAGCGCAGAGAAACAAGTGCCGTGGAGCAAACCCGACGACATTACCCTCACTTCCGAGAGTCCGGCGGACGATCTCAACAGAAACCGCAACGGAACGATCAACGTCGGCTTTGCCGACGGCTCCGTTCGCGGCCATACGATTTACGATCTCGAAGCGCTCCGCAGCGCGCTGTTTCCGCGAGCGGAACAGCCCTGA
- a CDS encoding trypsin-like peptidase domain-containing protein encodes MQDPMLFPPAAPPPPSTYRVPILILILLLLVGAMVLPYGAEQLSYAMKRGELRAKSETAAAELVRLGENAELVKLSDTSRAFRLVAQRVEASVVHINTESVRVVQKEVQDEWGFRGPRTRGQQRMRGQGSGVIVDAANGYVLTNFHVIQDASSVNVKLADGRKSDDVKLVGYDVLTDLAVLKIGLERLTAIDWGDSNELEVGDWVLAIGNPYGLDRTVTFGIVSAKDRRGVGSATPYQEFLQTDAAVNPGNSGGPLVDIHGRLIGINTAIIGESFQGISFAIPSNAAHEVYNKLIEGGKVARGWLGVGLDNLSADQVKQLGVDVPVAILVTRIVPDSPAAQGGLRKGDIILRWNDKPVTDAMELTLEVARTKIGTKIAVVVLRDDAEVKLTITIGQRPDDVGIRR; translated from the coding sequence ATGCAAGACCCGATGCTATTTCCGCCCGCTGCTCCACCCCCGCCGTCGACGTATCGGGTGCCGATTTTAATCTTGATTCTCTTGCTGCTCGTCGGGGCGATGGTGTTGCCGTACGGTGCCGAGCAATTGAGCTATGCGATGAAGCGCGGCGAACTGCGCGCGAAATCGGAAACGGCCGCCGCCGAGTTGGTACGCCTCGGCGAGAACGCCGAACTAGTGAAACTTTCCGATACGTCGCGGGCCTTCCGCCTGGTCGCGCAACGCGTCGAAGCGAGCGTCGTGCATATCAACACCGAGTCGGTTCGGGTCGTGCAGAAAGAAGTGCAAGACGAATGGGGCTTTCGCGGGCCGCGCACTCGAGGCCAGCAGCGGATGCGCGGGCAAGGCTCCGGCGTGATCGTCGACGCGGCGAACGGCTACGTCCTCACGAACTTCCATGTGATCCAAGATGCGTCGTCGGTCAACGTGAAACTGGCCGACGGGCGGAAGAGCGACGATGTGAAGCTCGTCGGCTATGACGTTTTAACCGATCTCGCGGTACTGAAGATCGGCCTCGAACGCCTGACCGCGATCGACTGGGGCGACAGCAACGAATTGGAAGTCGGCGATTGGGTCTTGGCGATCGGCAATCCCTACGGCTTAGACCGCACGGTGACGTTCGGCATCGTGAGCGCGAAAGATCGCCGAGGCGTAGGCTCCGCGACCCCGTATCAAGAATTCCTGCAAACCGACGCGGCCGTGAATCCCGGCAATAGCGGCGGCCCTTTGGTCGATATCCACGGCCGATTGATCGGCATCAATACGGCGATCATCGGCGAATCGTTTCAAGGGATCAGTTTCGCGATTCCGAGCAACGCCGCACACGAGGTATACAACAAACTGATCGAAGGAGGTAAAGTCGCGCGCGGTTGGCTCGGCGTCGGGTTGGATAACCTCAGCGCAGATCAAGTGAAGCAACTCGGCGTCGACGTGCCGGTCGCGATTCTCGTCACGCGCATCGTGCCGGATTCGCCTGCCGCTCAAGGAGGCTTGCGCAAGGGAGACATTATCCTCCGCTGGAACGACAAGCCGGTGACCGACGCAATGGAACTTACGCTCGAAGTGGCCCGCACGAAGATCGGCACGAAGATCGCGGTCGTCGTGCTGCGCGACGATGCGGAAGTGAAGCTTACGATCACGATCGGCCAACGCCCCGACGACGTAGGCATTCGACGCTAA
- the aat gene encoding leucyl/phenylalanyl-tRNA--protein transferase, which translates to MSTPKYFPPPESTDEDGFIGIGGKLTTDWLLDAYRHGIFPWPLHDGTLAWFSPDPRAVIEFDKFHVSRRLRETVRSKKFTTTIDRDFRGVMQGCASANGRDDNTWITDEMLAAYVRLHQAGHAHSVETWLGDRLVGGTYGVAINGLFAAESMFYREPDASKVALVRLVEHLVERGFALLDIQQMTPNSARFGATEIPRREYLGRVAEAVGKQTAF; encoded by the coding sequence ATGTCGACCCCCAAATACTTTCCGCCTCCGGAATCGACGGATGAAGATGGCTTCATCGGCATCGGCGGCAAACTCACGACCGACTGGCTACTCGACGCCTATCGGCACGGCATCTTTCCCTGGCCGCTGCACGACGGCACGTTGGCGTGGTTTTCGCCCGACCCCCGCGCTGTCATCGAGTTCGATAAGTTCCACGTTTCGCGTCGTCTGCGCGAAACGGTTCGCAGCAAGAAGTTTACGACCACGATCGATCGCGACTTTCGCGGCGTGATGCAAGGCTGCGCTTCCGCCAACGGCCGCGACGACAACACCTGGATCACCGACGAGATGCTGGCCGCTTACGTTCGCCTACATCAGGCCGGTCATGCGCATAGCGTCGAAACGTGGCTCGGCGATCGACTCGTCGGCGGCACTTACGGCGTCGCGATCAACGGGCTCTTCGCGGCGGAGTCGATGTTCTATCGCGAGCCCGATGCGTCGAAGGTGGCGCTCGTGCGACTCGTCGAGCATTTGGTCGAGCGCGGCTTCGCGCTGCTCGACATTCAGCAGATGACTCCGAATTCCGCCCGCTTCGGGGCGACGGAAATCCCGCGGCGCGAATACCTGGGCCGCGTGGCGGAAGCCGTCGGAAAGCAGACGGCGTTCTAA